A region from the Geobacter benzoatilyticus genome encodes:
- a CDS encoding helix-turn-helix transcriptional regulator, producing MQKGKPAKKYSQAGRVHDLIRLIEARHGVTLEEMAEETGVDRRTVHRDLNVIHEAGYPLVSEWLNGRKIYRFLTRFKDVPPITFTLQELMSLSFFRSQLSFLDGTPFRQDLDAVFRKIGSVLPPRYAAHMERIADVSLPLLQGRRDYSPVAAHLESLRDALIYQYRVRLSYRGAGKGKATAYEVDPYTLVFYKGGLYLVGYAHNRNDLRTFAVERIAGVEVRKERFEIPDGYRPEERLKGAFGIVEEEPLEVEIRFSPEIAHAVQGRVWHPSQTVKNGEDGSLVLSFFAGGKMEIISWVLSYGEHAEVLAPAALRHEMGAIARRMAGRYGEKPEV from the coding sequence GTGCAGAAGGGAAAACCGGCCAAGAAATATTCCCAGGCGGGGAGGGTCCACGACCTCATCCGGCTCATCGAGGCCCGCCACGGGGTTACCCTGGAGGAGATGGCCGAGGAAACCGGGGTGGACCGCCGCACAGTCCACAGGGATCTGAATGTCATCCATGAGGCGGGCTATCCCCTGGTCTCCGAATGGCTCAATGGCCGGAAAATCTACCGCTTTCTCACCCGTTTCAAGGATGTGCCACCCATAACGTTCACCCTTCAGGAGCTGATGTCCCTGTCGTTTTTCCGTTCCCAGCTCTCCTTTCTTGACGGAACCCCCTTCCGGCAGGATCTGGATGCGGTTTTCCGCAAGATCGGCTCGGTGCTTCCCCCCCGCTATGCGGCTCACATGGAGAGGATTGCCGATGTGTCGCTGCCGCTGTTGCAGGGAAGGCGCGACTACTCCCCGGTGGCCGCGCATCTGGAAAGCCTGCGGGACGCTCTCATCTACCAGTACCGGGTGAGGCTCTCCTACCGTGGGGCGGGTAAAGGTAAGGCAACCGCCTACGAGGTTGACCCCTACACCCTGGTTTTCTACAAGGGGGGGCTCTATCTGGTGGGGTACGCCCATAACCGCAATGATCTGCGGACTTTTGCCGTCGAGCGGATCGCCGGCGTCGAGGTGCGGAAGGAGCGCTTCGAGATCCCTGACGGGTACCGGCCGGAGGAACGGCTCAAGGGGGCTTTCGGCATCGTTGAAGAGGAGCCGTTGGAGGTTGAAATCCGCTTTTCGCCTGAAATCGCCCATGCGGTTCAGGGGAGGGTCTGGCACCCGAGCCAGACCGTGAAAAACGGGGAGGACGGGAGTCTCGTCCTTTCCTTCTTCGCCGGGGGGAAGATGGAGATTATCTCGTGGGTTCTTTCTTACGGCGAGCATGCAGAGGTGCTGGCGCCAGCCGCTTTGCGCCATGAGATGGGGGCCATTGCGCGGCGGATGGCCGGGAGATACGGAGAGAAGCCCGAAGTATAG